In Nostoc sp. CENA543, a single genomic region encodes these proteins:
- a CDS encoding DNA phosphorothioation system restriction enzyme, whose product MYLTLNSVQLPPSFRLTLPFVKESGGSYQTQPLPGCPMMPVSLQLRPYQRQAITNWFANHGRGTLKMATGSGKTITALAIACELYQQINLQMLLVVCPYRHLVTQWARECEKFNLQPILAFENVRNWQSQLSTQLYNLRSHSQGFITVITTNSTLIGEGLQSQLKYFPIKTLIIGDEAHNLGAPKLEESLPRSVGLRLALSATPERYFDDDGTQSLFDYFGAVLQPEFTLRDAISQGALVHYLYYPILVELTEAESIAYLKLTKKIGRSILYREKEIKESTNFEDIADLKPLLMQRARLIGAASNKLNALRQLMASRRDTTHTLFYCSDGSLEAGQRSSLRQLKAVAKILGRELGYKVSTYTAQTPLAEREILRHQFENGELQGLVAIRCLDEGVDIPAMQTAVILSSSGNPRQFIQRRGRVLRPHPQKQRATIFDMIVLPPDLDRETIEVERNLLRKELRRFVEFADLADNAGEARIKLLNLQKRYGLLDI is encoded by the coding sequence ATGTACCTGACGCTAAATTCAGTGCAGCTACCTCCTAGCTTTCGCTTAACTTTGCCATTTGTTAAGGAAAGTGGGGGGAGTTATCAAACTCAGCCATTACCAGGATGCCCTATGATGCCGGTATCTCTGCAATTACGCCCTTATCAGCGACAAGCTATTACTAACTGGTTTGCTAATCACGGCAGAGGTACGCTGAAAATGGCTACTGGTAGTGGTAAGACTATTACTGCACTGGCTATAGCTTGTGAACTTTACCAACAAATTAACTTGCAGATGTTGTTGGTGGTGTGTCCTTACCGCCATCTTGTCACCCAATGGGCGCGGGAATGTGAAAAGTTTAACTTACAACCGATTTTAGCTTTTGAGAATGTTCGCAATTGGCAAAGTCAACTTTCTACTCAACTTTACAATCTGCGTTCTCATTCTCAAGGCTTCATCACGGTAATTACAACTAACTCCACATTAATTGGTGAGGGATTGCAATCACAACTCAAGTATTTTCCTATCAAAACATTAATTATTGGCGATGAAGCCCATAATTTAGGCGCACCGAAGTTAGAAGAAAGTCTACCTAGAAGCGTGGGTTTGAGGTTGGCTTTATCGGCTACGCCAGAAAGATATTTTGATGATGATGGCACACAATCTTTATTTGATTATTTTGGGGCAGTTTTACAGCCGGAGTTTACTTTGAGGGATGCAATTTCTCAAGGAGCTTTGGTACATTACTTATATTATCCTATCCTGGTAGAGTTAACGGAAGCAGAAAGTATTGCTTATTTAAAATTAACTAAAAAAATCGGTAGATCAATACTATATCGAGAAAAAGAAATTAAGGAATCGACTAATTTTGAAGATATTGCAGATTTAAAGCCATTATTAATGCAAAGAGCCAGATTAATTGGCGCAGCTAGTAATAAATTAAATGCCCTGCGTCAATTAATGGCTAGTCGTCGCGATACCACACACACATTATTTTATTGTAGTGATGGTTCGCTAGAAGCAGGTCAACGTTCTTCTTTACGACAACTCAAAGCCGTGGCGAAAATTTTAGGCAGAGAATTAGGCTATAAAGTTAGTACCTACACAGCCCAAACACCTTTAGCAGAACGAGAAATCTTACGTCATCAATTTGAAAATGGCGAATTACAGGGTTTAGTCGCAATTCGGTGTTTAGATGAAGGGGTAGACATTCCAGCCATGCAAACGGCTGTGATTTTATCGAGTTCTGGTAATCCTCGCCAATTTATTCAAAGACGGGGAAGAGTTTTACGTCCCCATCCCCAAAAGCAACGAGCTACTATATTTGATATGATTGTATTGCCCCCAGATTTGGATAGAGAAACCATAGAAGTAGAACGGAATCTGTTAAGAAAGGAACTAAGAAGATTTGTAGAATTTGCTGATTTAGCTGATAATGCGGGTGAAGCGCGAATCAAACTGCTAAATTTACAAAAACGTTATGGCTTGTTAGATATTTGA
- a CDS encoding PAS domain S-box protein, translated as MNVLYAIDLPNLEQVMEDAPVTVTSDILLIDVIDLMNRTLGIDSSLGAGNLPQQRYIGCILIVEGKRLIGIFTLKDVVRVIASGQDLSGVRIGEVMTQQVITLTPTPEDTALTALLFMGHHQISHLPVLDAQGELVGLVTQERIRQVIEPAHCLKFRTVADVMVTQVVHAPPTASLRELAQTMSDRQISCVVIVTQQPGDRHLFPVGMVTERDMINFQLQGLDIDRTPAEAVMSQPVCSVSASDLLWRVQELMQQQGVRRVVVVGEHGELQGLVTQTNLLQIFNPSEMLGVMDTLQQKVHEQTMQLQTANQQLQQEVSQRQQVEASLKQAQAELELRVAERTAELVQKNVRLHREIAERKQIEIALQERSHQWQALFDHALDAIAIVDDEGKYVDANPAACKLFGVSKPELLSARITDFTTPGFDFAQTWQQFCQQGRMLGEFKLRRPDGTVRDTEFAAVANFIPHRHLSIIRDVSDRQQAETRLQKSEQRLQLALLASNTGIWDWNLQTNEVHWSQDLFYLFGVTPDTFEVSYENFLNSIVHPEDRQHLHQSVLHSIDQQVPYDIEFRFIYPDGKVGWSVCKGKVLCDDTTGEPLQMIGVNIDITERKQAELALRESEKRLQLALSATNTGIWDWNLQTNEVIWSENVFPLFDLDSQIFNCNLPSFLNCIHPEDREFVEQSMMRAIDEQTLCDVEFRIVWRDGTIHWGNGKGKAFYDQTGQPLRMIGVHQDITNRKQTEASLRESEQRLQAIIDNSPAVIYVKDIQGKHLLVNSEFERITHLKREEVKTKTNDEIFASELAQALTRNDQDILTSGKPLQSEEVIELDDGLHTYLSIKFPLCDSEGRPYAICGISTDITEKKQLEQQFYRAQRLESIGTLASGIAHDLNNVFAPIVMIAQLLPLRCKNVDVRTQELFKTLETSSKRGSDLVKQILTFARGKEGQRILLQPGHLLKELVKVIKQTFPKGIEIHTDIPSNTLWMLQADPTQLDQVFMNLAVNARDAMPNGGMLTITAENYVIDETYARMHLEARAGGYVLVKVADTGTGIPPEFLERIFDPFFTTKEVGKGTGLGLSTVLGIVKNHGGFVEVSSQVGRGTQFRVFLPISTGTATEVNIETELPRGHGELILVADDETVVQQTTQETLEDYNYRTLVVNDGIEAIALYAQQPNDISVVLLDMLMPNMDGLTTIRTLKALNPQVKIIATSGLPANEQKAIAVGATKFLSKPYTATELLQTLADVVQN; from the coding sequence ATGAATGTACTCTATGCCATTGATTTGCCTAATTTAGAGCAGGTAATGGAAGATGCTCCTGTTACTGTCACATCAGATATTTTGTTGATTGATGTGATTGATTTAATGAATCGGACACTAGGTATTGATAGTAGTTTAGGGGCAGGAAATTTACCCCAACAACGCTACATAGGCTGTATTTTGATTGTTGAAGGTAAAAGATTAATAGGTATATTCACACTCAAAGATGTAGTTAGGGTAATTGCTTCAGGTCAGGATTTATCTGGTGTCAGAATTGGGGAAGTGATGACACAGCAAGTGATCACTCTGACTCCTACTCCAGAGGATACTGCCTTAACTGCTTTACTGTTCATGGGTCATCATCAGATTAGTCACTTACCTGTTTTAGATGCACAAGGGGAATTGGTGGGACTAGTTACCCAGGAAAGAATACGTCAAGTGATTGAGCCAGCGCATTGTTTGAAATTTCGCACTGTCGCAGATGTGATGGTGACTCAAGTGGTTCACGCACCACCAACTGCATCATTGCGGGAGTTGGCGCAAACTATGAGCGATCGCCAGATTAGCTGTGTAGTGATTGTCACACAACAGCCAGGCGATCGCCATCTATTCCCAGTGGGGATGGTGACGGAGCGAGATATGATCAATTTTCAGTTACAAGGACTAGATATTGACAGGACTCCGGCGGAAGCTGTTATGAGTCAGCCTGTGTGCAGTGTTAGTGCCAGTGATTTGCTGTGGAGAGTACAGGAGTTGATGCAGCAGCAAGGGGTGCGGCGTGTAGTTGTGGTGGGGGAACATGGAGAACTCCAAGGATTAGTTACCCAAACCAATCTCCTACAAATCTTTAACCCCTCGGAAATGCTGGGAGTGATGGACACCTTACAACAAAAAGTCCATGAGCAAACTATGCAACTACAAACAGCGAACCAACAATTGCAGCAAGAGGTGAGCCAACGTCAACAGGTAGAAGCATCGCTTAAACAAGCTCAAGCAGAATTAGAATTACGTGTCGCAGAACGCACGGCGGAACTAGTGCAGAAAAATGTGCGCTTACACAGAGAAATTGCGGAGCGTAAACAAATTGAAATCGCACTTCAAGAGCGATCGCATCAATGGCAAGCCTTGTTTGATCATGCCTTAGATGCGATCGCTATTGTAGATGACGAAGGAAAGTATGTAGATGCCAATCCAGCAGCCTGTAAATTGTTTGGGGTATCTAAGCCAGAACTTTTAAGTGCGAGAATAACGGACTTTACCACACCAGGATTTGATTTTGCTCAAACTTGGCAACAATTCTGCCAACAAGGACGAATGTTGGGTGAATTTAAATTACGTCGTCCTGATGGTACAGTCCGGGATACCGAATTTGCGGCGGTTGCTAACTTCATCCCACATCGTCATCTTTCCATAATCCGAGATGTTAGCGATCGGCAACAGGCTGAGACCAGACTGCAAAAAAGTGAGCAAAGACTGCAACTTGCACTTTTAGCTAGTAATACTGGCATTTGGGACTGGAATTTGCAAACTAATGAGGTTCACTGGTCGCAAGATTTATTTTACTTATTTGGGGTGACTCCTGACACCTTTGAGGTCAGCTATGAAAATTTTTTAAATAGCATTGTCCATCCTGAAGATAGACAACACCTGCATCAATCAGTTTTGCACTCAATTGACCAGCAAGTACCCTATGATATTGAATTTCGGTTTATCTACCCGGATGGTAAAGTTGGTTGGTCAGTATGCAAGGGTAAAGTGTTGTGCGATGACACCACTGGTGAGCCACTGCAAATGATTGGGGTGAATATAGACATCACTGAGCGTAAACAGGCTGAATTAGCTCTACGAGAAAGTGAAAAAAGGCTGCAACTAGCACTTTCAGCCACCAATACAGGAATTTGGGACTGGAATCTGCAAACTAATGAAGTCATCTGGTCTGAGAATGTATTCCCACTATTTGATCTCGACTCTCAGATATTTAACTGCAATTTGCCATCCTTTTTAAATTGCATACATCCTGAAGACCGTGAATTTGTGGAACAATCGATGATGCGGGCTATTGATGAGCAAACACTTTGTGATGTTGAGTTCCGTATAGTTTGGCGTGATGGTACTATACATTGGGGCAATGGTAAAGGCAAAGCATTCTACGATCAAACTGGTCAGCCACTGCGGATGATTGGGGTGCATCAGGACATCACCAACCGCAAACAGACTGAAGCCTCATTGAGAGAAAGTGAACAAAGGCTACAAGCAATTATTGATAATTCCCCGGCTGTAATTTACGTCAAAGACATCCAGGGAAAGCATCTTTTGGTAAATTCTGAGTTTGAAAGAATTACCCACCTCAAACGAGAAGAAGTCAAAACTAAAACTAATGATGAAATATTCGCTTCTGAACTTGCTCAAGCCTTGACGAGAAATGATCAAGATATCCTCACTTCTGGAAAACCTTTGCAGTCTGAGGAGGTAATTGAACTAGATGATGGACTACATACTTATTTGAGTATCAAATTTCCTCTTTGTGATTCCGAGGGTCGTCCCTACGCTATTTGTGGTATTTCCACAGATATCACTGAGAAAAAACAACTAGAGCAACAATTCTACCGCGCCCAAAGGTTAGAAAGTATCGGCACTTTAGCTAGTGGTATTGCCCACGACTTGAATAATGTCTTTGCACCCATTGTGATGATTGCCCAACTTTTACCTTTAAGATGTAAAAATGTCGATGTACGAACTCAAGAATTATTCAAAACTCTAGAAACTAGCTCAAAGCGTGGTTCTGATTTAGTGAAACAGATTCTTACCTTTGCCCGTGGGAAAGAAGGTCAACGTATTTTGTTACAACCGGGACATCTGCTCAAAGAATTAGTCAAAGTCATTAAGCAGACATTTCCTAAAGGCATAGAAATTCACACAGACATTCCCAGTAATACACTCTGGATGTTACAAGCCGATCCCACCCAATTAGATCAGGTGTTCATGAATTTGGCAGTTAATGCCCGTGATGCCATGCCTAATGGTGGTATGCTCACCATTACGGCAGAAAATTATGTGATTGATGAGACTTATGCCCGAATGCACCTTGAGGCGCGTGCAGGCGGCTATGTTTTGGTGAAAGTTGCAGACACAGGGACAGGAATTCCGCCAGAATTTTTGGAACGAATATTTGATCCCTTTTTTACCACGAAAGAAGTCGGTAAAGGTACAGGTTTAGGATTATCCACGGTTTTAGGAATTGTTAAAAACCACGGTGGTTTTGTGGAAGTATCAAGTCAGGTGGGTAGAGGTACGCAATTTCGGGTGTTTTTGCCCATCTCCACAGGAACAGCCACAGAGGTAAATATAGAGACGGAGTTGCCCAGGGGTCACGGTGAGTTAATTTTAGTGGCTGATGATGAAACCGTCGTTCAACAAACCACACAGGAAACCTTAGAAGACTATAACTATCGTACCCTAGTGGTGAATGATGGCATTGAGGCGATCGCTCTTTACGCCCAACAGCCAAACGACATCAGTGTAGTCTTACTCGATATGCTCATGCCCAACATGGATGGCTTAACCACTATCCGCACCCTCAAAGCCCTGAATCCACAGGTGAAAATTATTGCTACTAGCGGTTTACCAGCCAATGAACAAAAAGCGATCGCAGTTGGTGCTACTAAATTTCTCTCTAAACCCTACACGGCAACAGAGTTATTGCAGACTTTAGCGGATGTTGTACAAAATTAG